One region of Carya illinoinensis cultivar Pawnee chromosome 8, C.illinoinensisPawnee_v1, whole genome shotgun sequence genomic DNA includes:
- the LOC122319064 gene encoding peptidyl-tRNA hydrolase 2, mitochondrial isoform X2, whose amino-acid sequence MLGSSRIPSHSSKKQPKQEREWLALSFKPENFIPGLVIGFIFGFLLDLSKPSKNHVKKKNFSPGNLQQQYAVSNNGDQELKLVLVVRQDLKMKSGKIASQCAHAATGMYAELMQSHRSLLRQWEQCGQPKIVVTCKNQQEMNKLKDAAESIGLPTFVVADAGRTQVMAGSKTVLAVGPGSKVSVDSVTGKLPLL is encoded by the exons ATGCTGGGGTCATCTCGAATCCCTTCCCACTCTTCCAAGAAG CAACCGAAGCAAGAAAGAGAATGGTTAGCATTAAGCTTCAAGCCAGAGAACTTCATCCCAGGCCTTgtcattggttttatatttgggtttttgttGGATCTATCCAAACCCTCCAAGAATCatgtaaagaagaaaaatttctcTCCAGGAAATCTCCAACAGCAATATGCGGTCTCAAATAATGGTGACCAAGAGCTCAAACTG GTTCTTGTAGTTAGACAAGATCTGAAGATGAAATCAGGAAAGATTGCATCTCAATGTGCTC ATGCTGCCACTGGCATGTATGCAGAACTAATGCAAAG TCACCGGTCCCTTTTGAGACAATGGGAACAATGTGGTCAACCTAAAATAGTTGTTACATGCAAGAATCAACAAGAAAT GAATAAGCTGAAGGATGCAGCTGAGAGCATTGGCCTTCCAACTTTTGTAGTTGCTGATGCTGGACGAACACAG GTTATGGCTGGATCCAAGACGGTACTAGCCGTCGGACCTG GATCGAAAGTATCAGTGGATTCGGTGACAGGAAAACTGCCCTTGTTATGA
- the LOC122319064 gene encoding peptidyl-tRNA hydrolase 2, mitochondrial isoform X1 translates to MLGSSRIPSHSSKKQQPKQEREWLALSFKPENFIPGLVIGFIFGFLLDLSKPSKNHVKKKNFSPGNLQQQYAVSNNGDQELKLVLVVRQDLKMKSGKIASQCAHAATGMYAELMQSHRSLLRQWEQCGQPKIVVTCKNQQEMNKLKDAAESIGLPTFVVADAGRTQVMAGSKTVLAVGPGSKVSVDSVTGKLPLL, encoded by the exons ATGCTGGGGTCATCTCGAATCCCTTCCCACTCTTCCAAGAAG CAGCAACCGAAGCAAGAAAGAGAATGGTTAGCATTAAGCTTCAAGCCAGAGAACTTCATCCCAGGCCTTgtcattggttttatatttgggtttttgttGGATCTATCCAAACCCTCCAAGAATCatgtaaagaagaaaaatttctcTCCAGGAAATCTCCAACAGCAATATGCGGTCTCAAATAATGGTGACCAAGAGCTCAAACTG GTTCTTGTAGTTAGACAAGATCTGAAGATGAAATCAGGAAAGATTGCATCTCAATGTGCTC ATGCTGCCACTGGCATGTATGCAGAACTAATGCAAAG TCACCGGTCCCTTTTGAGACAATGGGAACAATGTGGTCAACCTAAAATAGTTGTTACATGCAAGAATCAACAAGAAAT GAATAAGCTGAAGGATGCAGCTGAGAGCATTGGCCTTCCAACTTTTGTAGTTGCTGATGCTGGACGAACACAG GTTATGGCTGGATCCAAGACGGTACTAGCCGTCGGACCTG GATCGAAAGTATCAGTGGATTCGGTGACAGGAAAACTGCCCTTGTTATGA
- the LOC122319063 gene encoding uncharacterized protein LOC122319063 → MESVASNSPSSNNHQPPLRFRPIQPIADRIVRALRHHLRLLHRSDQSKFFVLGATGNVYIVTLSTTSSCTCPDRTSPCKHILFVFIRVLGVSLDDACLRRKTLRPCQLNRLLGAPILPEALAGARVRERFHQLFFQFRQGSSQPVVEIEDGTTCPICLEEMEKCENVVTCGTCQNPIHEECLLKWKRSRGRRSVTCVICRARWRDGADQEKYLNLAAYANQDDPPTAEGNEGCGG, encoded by the coding sequence ATGGAGTCGGTTGCCTCCAATTCACCATCATCGAACAACCACCAGCCTCCCTTGCGGTTTAGACCTATCCAACCTATAGCAGACCGGATAGTGAGAGCCCTCCGACACCACCTCCGCCTCCTCCACCGCTCAGATCAATCCAAATTTTTTGTCTTGGGTGCCACTGGAAATGTGTATATTGTGACATTGTCTACTACCTCTTCATGCACATGTCCTGACCGCACATCTCCATGCAAACACATTTTGTTTGTCTTCATTCGAGTATTGGGGGTTTCTCTAGACGATGCTTGTCTTCGTAGGAAGACTCTTCGGCCATGCCAACTCAATCGTCTACTTGGTGCACCTATATTACCCGAAGCACTTGCAGGAGCCAGGGTTCGCGAGAGATTCCATCAACTATTCTTTCAATTTAGGCAGGGCTCTTCGCAACCGGTCGTTGAGATAGAAGATGGTACTACCTGTCCAATTTGCTTGGAAGAGATGGAAAAATGTGAGAATGTGGTAACATGTGGGACTTGTCAGAATCCAATACATGAAGAATGCTTATTGAAATGGAAGAGGAGTAGGGGAAGAAGGTCTGTTACTTGCGTTATATGTCGGGCAAGGTGGAGAGATGGGGCAGATCAGGAAAAGTACTTGAACTTGGCTGCTTATGCAAACCAGGATGATCCACCAACTGCTGAGGGCAATGAAGGCTGTGGTGGTTAA
- the LOC122319065 gene encoding protein NONRESPONDING TO OXYLIPINS 2, mitochondrial-like gives MLTTKLDCVSTVNKMPWIVISITWYAKTSLKPSLSLSPNPKILAMASRCRSISQPTLSFLKSTFAKPNVKPKSTTSHHTATLRSSLSTPRSIPQLGALQSLLPLHTAVSSARLTSCLGVDSSGSRSLSQELGLSVPR, from the exons ATGTTAACAACAAAATTAGACTGCGTGTCTACGGTAAATAAGATGCCGTGGATCGTGATCAGTATCACATGGTATGCTAAAACCTCGCTaaagccctctctctctctatctccaaACCCTAAAATCCTAGCAATGGCCTCTCGCTGTAGATCTATCTCGCAACCAACTCTGTCTTTCCTCAAATCGACATTCGCCAAACCCAACGTTAAACCCAAATCCACGACGTCTCATCACACAGCTACGCTGCGCTCTTCGCTCTCGACTCCAAG GTCGATCCCTCAATTGGGTGCTCTTCAGTCTCTGCTTCCTCTCCACACAGCGGTCTCTTCGGCTCGGCTCACCTCGTGCCTCGGTGTTGATTCGAGCGGCTCGAGGTCGTTGTCTCAGG AACTAGGTCTCAGTGTGCCGCGATAA